From the genome of Aricia agestis chromosome 9, ilAriAges1.1, whole genome shotgun sequence, one region includes:
- the LOC121730086 gene encoding alpha/beta hydrolase domain-containing protein 17B, whose amino-acid sequence MNGLSFSELCCLFCCPPCPGKIAAKLAFLPPEPTYSFTPDETGSKFSLTFTDRAEWQYSEREKENIEGFYSRTSRGNRIACLFVRCSPNARFTILFSHGNAVDLGQMSSFYLGLGTRINCNIFSYDYSGYGVSGGKPSEKNLYADIDAAWQALRTRYGISPENIILYGQSIGTVPTVDLAARYEVGAVVLHSPLMSGMRVAFPNTKRTWFFDAFPSIDKIPKVTSPVLVIHGTEDEVIDFSHGLAIYERCPRAVEPLWVEGAGHNDVELFNQYLERLKRFVSVELLN is encoded by the exons ATGAACGGGTTAAGTTTCAGTGAACTTTGTTGTCTGTTTTGTTGTCCGCCATGCCCAGGAAAAATTGCGGCTAAGCTTGCATTCCTACCCCCTGAACCCACGTATTCGTTTACTCCAGACGAGACAGGATCTAAATTTTCATTAACATTTACCGACCGAGCCGAGTGGCAATACTCCGAACGCGAGAAAGAGAATATTGAGGGATTTTATTCGAGAACCTCTAGAGGCAATAGAATCGCTTGCCTCTTTGTTCGTTGCAGCCCCAATGCTCGGTTTACTATATTGTTTTCTCATGGAAATGCTGTAGATCTGGGACAGATGAGTAGCTTCTACTTAGGACTAGGTACTAgaataaattgtaatatattCAGTTATGATTATTCTGGTTATGGGGTGAGTGGAGGAAAGCCATCAGAGAAGAACTTGTACGCTGACATAGACGCTGCCTGGCAAGCTTTGCGAACAAGATATGGAATAAGTCCAGAGAATATTATACTGTATGGTCAGAGTATTGGTACTGTGCCCACAGTAGACTTAGCTGCCCGATACGAGGTTGGAGCTGTGGTGCTCCATTCGCCGTTGATGTCTGGGATGCGCGTCGCGTTTCCGAATACCAAAAGAACATGGTTCTTTGATGCATTTCCCAG CATTGACAAAATTCCCAAAGTTACTTCACCAGTTCTAGTGATACATGGAACTGAAGACGAGGTGATAGATTTCTCTCATGGACTAGCTATCTATGAGCGGTGTCCCAGAGCTGTGGAGCCCTTATGGGTTGAG GGCGCTGGTCACAATGATGTGGAATTATTTAACCAATATTTGGAAAGACTGAAACGTTTTGTTTCTGTTGAGTTGCTCAACTGA
- the LOC121730080 gene encoding F-box/WD repeat-containing protein 9-like, translating to MCEVLETTENFSCEIETDLAETNYDEIYKAAEPTFENLPLEIILKICSYLEADFLRCTLRRVCKRFMDILEDESLWKHWVHERVKGFFPPLCYLETYDETQIDWPEVCVEMDVEKSKWYNVEKTMKHLIIKDVHYASVDTVLLMNQGKTCISGGRDRCIALWDVKDIESNASSEHETVLTGLKPTKLKHDGHGGWVWDLATDEDVPNIIYSASWDSTVKAWDIETGLECLETFQCGMSALSVAACDKIVMVGLYSKNILTFDIKSGPTEISSYKPHRGPILALSAFKDKIASVSEDKTLAIYDRVAGKIFKNDIKIPSDKAYPVSMSWSPSAMYIGDSKGVLHLFRPDDFTYVTSHTLWPESSHTEPANKVAGCTQGLGTMIVSSDRGEIKFLYNCNPPQEYKSIQTSTVDITQLRYMNGVLVVGTCDSAIEFWINNESL from the exons ATGTGTGAAGTTCTTGAAACAACCGAAAACTTTAGTTGTGAAATCGAAACAGATTTAGCAGAAACGAATTATGATGAAATTTATAAGGCAGCTGAACCAACATTTGAAAATTTGCCACTAGAG ATTATACTTAAGATATGTTCATATTTGGAAGCAGACTTTTTGAGATGTACTCTAAGAAGAGTATGCAAAAGGTTTATGGATATTTTGGAAGATGAAAGTCTGTGGAAACACTGGGTACACGAGCGAGTAAAAGGCTTTTTCCCTCCATTGTGCTACTTAGAAACTTATGATGAGACTCAAATCGATTGGCCTGAAGTATGTGTCGAAATGGATGTTGAGAAGAGTAAATGGTACAATGTGGAGAAAACAATGAAACACCTAATAATCAAAGATGTGCACTACGCTTCTGTGGACACAGTGCTGTTAATGAAt cAAGGAAAAACATGTATCTCTGGTGGTAGAGATAGATGCATAGCATTGTGGGACGTAAAAGACATAGAATCAAATGCATCAAGTGAACATGAAACTGTATTAACAGGTCTAAAACCAACCAAACTAAAACATGACGGCCATGGCGGATGGGTCTGGGACTTAGCGACCGATGAGGATGTTCCAAATATTATATACTCTGCATCATGGGATAGTACTGTTAAGGCTTGGGATATTGAAACTGGTTTAGAGTGTCTGGAAACATTCCA ATGTGGCATGTCAGCTCTTTCAGTTGCAGCATGTGACAAGATAGTAATGGTTGGCTTATATTCCAAAAAtatattgacatttgacattaaAAGTGGACCAACTGAAATAAGTTCATACAAACCCCATAGAGGACCAATATTGGCTTTATCGGCTTTCAAAGATAAAATAGCATCAGTCAGCGAAGACAAAACACTAGCTATATATGACAGAGTAGCTGGAAAGATATTCAAGAATGATATAAAGATTCCTTCAGACAAAGCTTACCCAGTATCAATGAGTTGGAGTCCAAGTGCAATGTATATCGGTGACTCAAAAGGAGTATTGCATTTGTTCCGCCCTGATGACTTTACATATGTAACATCTCACACTCTGTGGCCTGAGTCGTCACATACTGAACCGGCTAATAAGGTAGCTGGCTGTACCCAGGGTCTGGGGACTATGATTGTTAGTTCTGACCGAGGGGAGATTAAGTTTTTATACAACTGCAACCCACCACAGGAATATAAGAGTATACAGACAAGCACAGTTGACATAACACAG tTACGTTACATGAATGGAGTTTTAGTTGTTGGTACCTGTGACTCGGCCATAGAATTTTGGATAAATAATGAAAGTCTATAA
- the LOC121730073 gene encoding general transcription factor 3C polypeptide 3 isoform X1, with protein MDSELPQEGGPEKMDIEKELTNKFLSGQMSFAEYSSEWYEGDEEEDLDEADKRFEEEPQQSRQLSKILKKKRRYTRLSTALLGLMGEANLRFARGDVEMAERMCHEIIKQLPTAAEPYQTLAQIYENDSDKSLQFSLLAAHLGRADADEWWRLAGISKQRNDIKQAMICYTQATKAEPQNMETHLRRLEFVEYLEEIKFPLNSLNISRVKCYHKIVTSMSPHKGEIIMKYARMAASLYDTSTEVERTIEVLSAAFKKCPALFTPQDMNIYLEMLITQKQYQTCIEVFVSGVGIDIEAEIQTFKTATGEIEEQTNYINCMIPDNLAIDLKSKLLVCFIHLGAFNLVQTLLSDFLKNDVEKAGDLYMDIEEAFSAVGHHEMAIKLLEPLVRNTNFDLGAVWLKHAECLLNLGRIDDAVESYHKVLKHVPQHPDARRKLFTILESKGCINEALNILQQDPKFVVSPSLLYEQCKVLKKYNMLLKYLEVGEIFLSRHGTKLRHQEELIMASRVKGALELLHNFRTLRGESIHSEDDIQFADESFKIPVGEEWEFFLELYNIAFQNKLYPIMERLTFTAFLVKGFSTYRQHLEYYCAQSCMLNRDFKNMLKFLRDLANKYYGTRIFNLLGYVFNFSEECIQNRYITRLFQKDCNVVRLLFYGNNFFISGRYLIALKYYLEYHDHCREPISALLIAISILSLAAQKTVDKHHNLILQGISYMQTYRKLRKCDQEAYYNLGRAYQMLNINNLAIECYEKALKCGPIAQCSQHGVLDLTKEAAFNLYVIYKDHSPEIARRYILKYLVV; from the coding sequence ATGGACTCGGAACTACCACAAGAAGGCGGTCCTGAAAAGATGGATATCGAAAAAGAGTTAACAAACAAGTTTTTGAGCGGTCAAATGTCTTTTGCTGAATATTCGAGTGAGTGGTATGAAGGTGACGAAGAAGAAGATTTAGACGAGGCGGACAAAAGATTCGAGGAGGAACCCCAGCAGTCTAGACAGTTAAGTAAAATCTTGAAGAAAAAGCGCAGATATACTCGCCTTTCAACAGCACTTCTGGGCTTGATGGGAGAAGCCAACTTACGTTTCGCTCGTGGCGACGTAGAAATGGCCGAAAGGATGTGTCATGAAATTATCAAGCAATTGCCAACAGCCGCCGAACCTTACCAGACGCTCGCACAAATATATGAGAATGATTCTGACAAATCTCTTCAATTTTCTCTTCTCGCAGCTCATTTGGGCCGCGCCGATGCTGATGAATGGTGGAGACTAGCCGGAATATCTAAGCAACGAAATGACATTAAGCAGGCAATGATTTGCTACACTCAAGCAACAAAAGCAGAACCTCAAAATATGGAAACGCACCTCAGACGGTTAGAATTTGTAGAGTACctagaagaaattaaatttcCACTAAATTCATTGAATATATCTCGAGTAAAGTGTTACCATAAAATTGTGACTTCCATGTCACCTCACAAAGGTGAAATTATCATGAAGTATGCTAGAATGGCTGCATCTCTTTATGATACTAGTACAGAAGTAGAGAGAACTATTGAAGTGTTATCAGCAGCATTTAAGAAATGCCCAGCATTGTTTACACCGCAAGATATGAACATCTACTTGGAAATGTTGATTACACAAAAACAGTATCAAACCTGTATAGAAGTTTTTGTATCAGGTGTGGGTATTGACATTGAAGCCGAAATACAAACCTTCAAAACTGCAACTGGTGAAATTGAAGAGCAGACAAACTATATAAATTGCATGATCCCAGACAATTTGGCTATTGATCTTAAAAGCAAACTTTTAGTGTGCTTTATTCATTTGGGTGCATTCAACCTTGTACAAACACTATTGAGTGATTTTCTAAAGAATGATGTGGAAAAAGCCGGGGATCTTTACATGGACATAGAAGAAGCATTTTCAGCTGTGGGTCACCACGAAATGGCTATAAAGCTTTTAGAACCTCTAGTTAGGAACACAAATTTTGATTTAGGGGCTGTCTGGCTCAAGCATGCTGAATGTTTATTAAACTTGGGTAGAATTGACGATGCTGTGGAATCATATCACAAGGTTCTTAAACATGTGCCACAACATCCGGATGCCCGTAGAAAACTGTTTACTATTCTCGAGTCCAAGGGGTGCATCAATGAAGCCTTGAACATCCTGCAACAAGATCCTAAATTTGTTGTAAGTCCCTCTCTTCTCTACGAGCAgtgtaaagttttaaaaaagtacaacatgttactaaaatatttagaagtcggtgaaatatttttatccaGACATGGAACAAAACTTAGACATCAGGAGGAATTGATCATGGCGAGTCGAGTGAAAGGGGCACTGGAGCTTTTGCATAATTTTCGGACACTCAGAGGAGAAAGTATACATAGTGAGGATGATATACAGTTTGCAGATGAATCATTTAAAATACCAGTTGGTGAGGAGTGGGAATTTTTTCTTGAACTCTATAACATCGCTTTCCAAAACAAATTGTATCCAATTATGGAAAGATTAACATTCACAGCTTTTCTTGTTAAAGGATTTTCGACTTACAGACAACACTTGGAATACTATTGTGCACAATCTTGTATGTTGAAtcgagattttaaaaatatgttaaagttTTTAAGAGATTTGGCCAATAAATACTATGGCACAAGGATATTTAACTTACTTGGAtatgttttcaatttttctgAGGAATGTATACAAAATCGTTACATTACTAGGCTCTTTCAGAAAGATTGTAATGTAGTTAGATTGTTGTTCTATGGGAACAACTTTTTTATATCTGGGAGATACTTGAtagctttaaaatattacttggAATACCATGATCATTGCAGAGAGCCAATTTCGGCTCTTCTTATTGCCATCAGTATTTTGTCACTTGCAGCTCAGAAGACGGTTGACAAAcatcataatttaattttacaagGAATTTCTTACATGCAGACATATCGAAAACTACGAAAATGTGACCAAGAAGCATACTATAATCTAGGTAGGGCATACCAaatgttaaatataaataatctaGCAATAGAGTGCTATGAAAAGGCCCTTAAATGTGGACCTATAGCCCAGTGTAGTCAGCACGGCGTTTTAGACTTAACAAAGGAGGCTGCTTTTAACTTATATGTTATTTACAAAGACCATTCTCCAGAAATAGCTAgaagatatattttaaaatacttggTTGTATAA
- the LOC121730073 gene encoding general transcription factor 3C polypeptide 3 isoform X2, with translation MDIEKELTNKFLSGQMSFAEYSSEWYEGDEEEDLDEADKRFEEEPQQSRQLSKILKKKRRYTRLSTALLGLMGEANLRFARGDVEMAERMCHEIIKQLPTAAEPYQTLAQIYENDSDKSLQFSLLAAHLGRADADEWWRLAGISKQRNDIKQAMICYTQATKAEPQNMETHLRRLEFVEYLEEIKFPLNSLNISRVKCYHKIVTSMSPHKGEIIMKYARMAASLYDTSTEVERTIEVLSAAFKKCPALFTPQDMNIYLEMLITQKQYQTCIEVFVSGVGIDIEAEIQTFKTATGEIEEQTNYINCMIPDNLAIDLKSKLLVCFIHLGAFNLVQTLLSDFLKNDVEKAGDLYMDIEEAFSAVGHHEMAIKLLEPLVRNTNFDLGAVWLKHAECLLNLGRIDDAVESYHKVLKHVPQHPDARRKLFTILESKGCINEALNILQQDPKFVVSPSLLYEQCKVLKKYNMLLKYLEVGEIFLSRHGTKLRHQEELIMASRVKGALELLHNFRTLRGESIHSEDDIQFADESFKIPVGEEWEFFLELYNIAFQNKLYPIMERLTFTAFLVKGFSTYRQHLEYYCAQSCMLNRDFKNMLKFLRDLANKYYGTRIFNLLGYVFNFSEECIQNRYITRLFQKDCNVVRLLFYGNNFFISGRYLIALKYYLEYHDHCREPISALLIAISILSLAAQKTVDKHHNLILQGISYMQTYRKLRKCDQEAYYNLGRAYQMLNINNLAIECYEKALKCGPIAQCSQHGVLDLTKEAAFNLYVIYKDHSPEIARRYILKYLVV, from the coding sequence ATGGATATCGAAAAAGAGTTAACAAACAAGTTTTTGAGCGGTCAAATGTCTTTTGCTGAATATTCGAGTGAGTGGTATGAAGGTGACGAAGAAGAAGATTTAGACGAGGCGGACAAAAGATTCGAGGAGGAACCCCAGCAGTCTAGACAGTTAAGTAAAATCTTGAAGAAAAAGCGCAGATATACTCGCCTTTCAACAGCACTTCTGGGCTTGATGGGAGAAGCCAACTTACGTTTCGCTCGTGGCGACGTAGAAATGGCCGAAAGGATGTGTCATGAAATTATCAAGCAATTGCCAACAGCCGCCGAACCTTACCAGACGCTCGCACAAATATATGAGAATGATTCTGACAAATCTCTTCAATTTTCTCTTCTCGCAGCTCATTTGGGCCGCGCCGATGCTGATGAATGGTGGAGACTAGCCGGAATATCTAAGCAACGAAATGACATTAAGCAGGCAATGATTTGCTACACTCAAGCAACAAAAGCAGAACCTCAAAATATGGAAACGCACCTCAGACGGTTAGAATTTGTAGAGTACctagaagaaattaaatttcCACTAAATTCATTGAATATATCTCGAGTAAAGTGTTACCATAAAATTGTGACTTCCATGTCACCTCACAAAGGTGAAATTATCATGAAGTATGCTAGAATGGCTGCATCTCTTTATGATACTAGTACAGAAGTAGAGAGAACTATTGAAGTGTTATCAGCAGCATTTAAGAAATGCCCAGCATTGTTTACACCGCAAGATATGAACATCTACTTGGAAATGTTGATTACACAAAAACAGTATCAAACCTGTATAGAAGTTTTTGTATCAGGTGTGGGTATTGACATTGAAGCCGAAATACAAACCTTCAAAACTGCAACTGGTGAAATTGAAGAGCAGACAAACTATATAAATTGCATGATCCCAGACAATTTGGCTATTGATCTTAAAAGCAAACTTTTAGTGTGCTTTATTCATTTGGGTGCATTCAACCTTGTACAAACACTATTGAGTGATTTTCTAAAGAATGATGTGGAAAAAGCCGGGGATCTTTACATGGACATAGAAGAAGCATTTTCAGCTGTGGGTCACCACGAAATGGCTATAAAGCTTTTAGAACCTCTAGTTAGGAACACAAATTTTGATTTAGGGGCTGTCTGGCTCAAGCATGCTGAATGTTTATTAAACTTGGGTAGAATTGACGATGCTGTGGAATCATATCACAAGGTTCTTAAACATGTGCCACAACATCCGGATGCCCGTAGAAAACTGTTTACTATTCTCGAGTCCAAGGGGTGCATCAATGAAGCCTTGAACATCCTGCAACAAGATCCTAAATTTGTTGTAAGTCCCTCTCTTCTCTACGAGCAgtgtaaagttttaaaaaagtacaacatgttactaaaatatttagaagtcggtgaaatatttttatccaGACATGGAACAAAACTTAGACATCAGGAGGAATTGATCATGGCGAGTCGAGTGAAAGGGGCACTGGAGCTTTTGCATAATTTTCGGACACTCAGAGGAGAAAGTATACATAGTGAGGATGATATACAGTTTGCAGATGAATCATTTAAAATACCAGTTGGTGAGGAGTGGGAATTTTTTCTTGAACTCTATAACATCGCTTTCCAAAACAAATTGTATCCAATTATGGAAAGATTAACATTCACAGCTTTTCTTGTTAAAGGATTTTCGACTTACAGACAACACTTGGAATACTATTGTGCACAATCTTGTATGTTGAAtcgagattttaaaaatatgttaaagttTTTAAGAGATTTGGCCAATAAATACTATGGCACAAGGATATTTAACTTACTTGGAtatgttttcaatttttctgAGGAATGTATACAAAATCGTTACATTACTAGGCTCTTTCAGAAAGATTGTAATGTAGTTAGATTGTTGTTCTATGGGAACAACTTTTTTATATCTGGGAGATACTTGAtagctttaaaatattacttggAATACCATGATCATTGCAGAGAGCCAATTTCGGCTCTTCTTATTGCCATCAGTATTTTGTCACTTGCAGCTCAGAAGACGGTTGACAAAcatcataatttaattttacaagGAATTTCTTACATGCAGACATATCGAAAACTACGAAAATGTGACCAAGAAGCATACTATAATCTAGGTAGGGCATACCAaatgttaaatataaataatctaGCAATAGAGTGCTATGAAAAGGCCCTTAAATGTGGACCTATAGCCCAGTGTAGTCAGCACGGCGTTTTAGACTTAACAAAGGAGGCTGCTTTTAACTTATATGTTATTTACAAAGACCATTCTCCAGAAATAGCTAgaagatatattttaaaatacttggTTGTATAA